The region AGACCTGCTCCACCTGGCCCAGGGCCTGGCTGAGGTCCGTTTCCGCGCTGAGATAGAGGTTCTCCGACACGGCGCCGATGCGCTCGGCCCGCAGTTTCACCTGCGCCGTGGATTCCTCCCCGGTGACGTACAGGACATCGCGGCCCAGTCCGGCGACGCGGGCGGCGACGTCGAGGAGCAGGGTGGACTTACCCACACCGGGCTCCCCGGCGAGCAGGATCACCGCCCCGGGAACCAGGCCTCCACCCAGGACGCGGTCCAGTTCGCCTACCCCGGTGGCCTGGTACGCGGCAGTGGTGGCGTCTACCTCGCCGATTCGCAGGGCCGGGCGGGCAACCACGGTGGCGGCGGTGGTCCGGGCCAGGACTTCGCCGGATTCCTCCACCGTTCCCCAGGCCTGGCACTCGCCGCAGCGTCCAACCCATTTGGCCGTCGTCCAGCCGCACTCCGAGCAGCGGAAGTTGGCGGTCTTGGGCCGTGCAGTCTTTGTTGCCATGGAATCAGGCTATCCCGCGGCACTGACACTTTTTTCCGGCGGCTCAGACCTCCGAGAGGTAGGTAACCGCCTCTTCGTGGGTGAGTCCGGTGGATTCCAGCAGGTCCACCACGAGGGGGCGGAAAAGCATGATGAGCGCGTCGCCCTGCAGATCCGTGATGCCCAGCGACTTCGGGTGCAGGCGGCTCCCCACCGCGGCCAGCTCGTTGCGGGCCTGGCGAAGGTGCCGGAGCCGGGTGTCCGGGCCTTCCCCGCCGCCCAGCGCGCGGGCCAGGACATTCACGGCATCGGCCGTCTCGTTCAGCACCTCCGACACGTTCTCAATGGCCTCGTCACCCAGCGACGCATGGTTAATGACCGACGTCGTCCGGCGGGCGAAAACCCGGCTGTTGCGGACCGCCAGGTCCAGATAGCCGATGGAGCCGCGCAGGTCTCCCAGTTCCGCCAGGTACCGCCGGTAGGCGGGCGAAATCCGGGCGACTTCCCGTGCATCCCGGACGCTGCGGGCCAGGGTGTCCAGCTGGGGCTGGGTGTTGCGGGCCCGGACCAGCGCATGCCAGGCAATGGTGGAATCGCTCTTGGCGATGGCTTCGGAACACTGGCGCAGCACGGCAGACAGTTCGTGCAGGAGCTCGCGGATGTTGGACTTCGGTTCCCGGCGTGGATCCCGCGGCGCCAGCATGGTCACCACGAGGGCAAAAACGCCGCCCACTATGGCGTCCACGCTGCGGGTGAACACACCGCCGTCCGGGGCGGGCAGGAGCACCACCAGCAGGGACTGCAGCCCCAGCTGGGTAGTGAAGATAACGCCGCGGTCCAGAAAGCGGGCCAGCATCACCGAGAGGAAAAGGACGACGGCGGCCTGGGCCAGGCCGTTGCCCAGCAGGGTGAGCAGGATTTCCCCAATGGTGATTCCCAGCGTGCAGCCGATTCCCACCTCCAGCACCCGGCGGGTCCGCGGTTCCCGGGAGAAGCCCAGGGAAATCAGGGCGGCCGTCGCGGCGAACAACGGGCCCTCGTGCCCGAGCACGTACTCGGCAAAGGCGTACGCTCCGACGGCGCAGATGGTCATTTGGAGGGCCGGCACCACGGAATTGCGGCTGCGCTGCAGCCCTACGCGGGCCCGGTTCTGCAGGAAACCCCGGCTTTTGGCGAAGGAGCTGCGTTGGGGCATGAAACCAGTCTAGGGGGAGCTGAGGGCAACCTGTATCCGGCGTTACATTCGGCGGCAACGGATGTTCTTCGGCTGCCCGGCGGGCGTTAACTTTCCGTTCACCTTGCTTCGCCACCCTTGAACAGGAACGTGCTGGAGGTTCCGCGTGCTCGACTGCTTTTCCGCAATCAGCTTCCCGGCGCATCCGCGCCGAATGAAACCCCTCGAAAGGGACACGATAGTGAAGGTTTTGAACCGCGCTGCATCCGTACTTTCAGTTTCACTTGTTGCCGCACTCGGCCTGGCCGCCTGCGGCACGGACAGCGCTGCACCCTCCGCGGCCCCGACTGCGGGGAGTTCGGAAAGTTCCGTCACGGGCACGCTTTCCGGTGCCGGTGCCTCCTCCCAGGATGCGGCCATGCAGGCCTGGATCGCCGGCTTCGGTGCAGCCAATCCGGAAGCATCGGTGCAGTATTCACCGGACGGCTCGGGCGCCGGCCGGGAAGCGCTGCTGGCCGGCGGCGTCCAGTTCGCCGGGTCCGACGCCTACCTTGATGATGAGGAAACCGCCGCGGCCGCCGAAGTCTGCGGACCCGACGGCGCCATCCACGTGCCGGTCTACATCTCGCCGATCGCCGTGGCCTTCAACCTTCCCGGCATAACGGACCTGAACCTCGACGCAGACACCATCGCAGCGATCTTCCGCGGCGAGGTCACCACGTGGAATGACCCGGCCATCGCCGCGCAGAACGAAGGAGTTGAGTTGCCGGACACCGCCATCACGGCGGTACACCGCGGCGACGAATCGGGCACCACCAAGAACTTCACCGAATACCTGGCCGAAGCAGCACCCGAAAAGTGGACGGATAAGGCATCAGGTGAATGGCCGGCCGGGCTGCCGAACGGGGAAAGCGCCTCCGGCACCGGCGGCGTTATTTCCACGGTGACTTCCACTGAGGGCGGCATCACCTATGCCGACGCGTCGGCAGCCGGCTCCCTGGGCAAGGTCAGCGTCAAGGTGGGCGATACCTATGTGCCGTTCAGTGCCGACGCCGCCGCCCTCGCCGTCGAATCCTCCACCCCGGTGACAGGGGAGGGTCGTCCGGAAGCAGATATGGCCATGGACCTGGACCGCGACACGGCAGAATCGGGTGCCTACCCCGTGGTGCTGGTGAGCTACCACGTGTTCTGCACCAGCTATGAGGACCAGCAGACGGTGGACCTGGTCCGTGCTTTCGGCGACTACGTGGTCAGCGACGAAGGCCAGGCTGCCGCGTCCGACGCCGCGGGCAGCGCGCCGCTCTCCGAGAGCCTGCGGAGCAAGGCCGAAACCGCATTGGAGTCCATCCAGGTGCGTTCCTAGCCCGACCGCCATCCTGCCCTCCCCGGGTCTCAGCACGGGGAGGGCAGGGGCCGCTCCGAGGCGGAGTCCCTACACTGATAAAAGAGTCTGCACGCAACGCATTTCGAAGGGTGAGTAGTGTCCAGCAAGTCCATAACGGGAGAAAGCGGCGCGGGCCGTGCCGGAGACAAGGTTTTCTCCGGCATTACGGTGACAGCCGGGTGCCTGATCCTGTTCGTCCTGTTCTGCGTGGCCGTTTTCCTGATGTGGCAGGCGCTGCCAACGTTCATGGCCGATCCGGCGGACATCTCCGGCGGCGGCGGGTTCGGACAGTACATCCTGCCACTGGTCATCGGAACGGTGATTGCCGCCCTGATCGCCCTG is a window of Arthrobacter sp. zg-Y1171 DNA encoding:
- the pstS gene encoding phosphate ABC transporter substrate-binding protein PstS → MKPLERDTIVKVLNRAASVLSVSLVAALGLAACGTDSAAPSAAPTAGSSESSVTGTLSGAGASSQDAAMQAWIAGFGAANPEASVQYSPDGSGAGREALLAGGVQFAGSDAYLDDEETAAAAEVCGPDGAIHVPVYISPIAVAFNLPGITDLNLDADTIAAIFRGEVTTWNDPAIAAQNEGVELPDTAITAVHRGDESGTTKNFTEYLAEAAPEKWTDKASGEWPAGLPNGESASGTGGVISTVTSTEGGITYADASAAGSLGKVSVKVGDTYVPFSADAAALAVESSTPVTGEGRPEADMAMDLDRDTAESGAYPVVLVSYHVFCTSYEDQQTVDLVRAFGDYVVSDEGQAAASDAAGSAPLSESLRSKAETALESIQVRS
- a CDS encoding aromatic acid exporter family protein; the encoded protein is MPQRSSFAKSRGFLQNRARVGLQRSRNSVVPALQMTICAVGAYAFAEYVLGHEGPLFAATAALISLGFSREPRTRRVLEVGIGCTLGITIGEILLTLLGNGLAQAAVVLFLSVMLARFLDRGVIFTTQLGLQSLLVVLLPAPDGGVFTRSVDAIVGGVFALVVTMLAPRDPRREPKSNIRELLHELSAVLRQCSEAIAKSDSTIAWHALVRARNTQPQLDTLARSVRDAREVARISPAYRRYLAELGDLRGSIGYLDLAVRNSRVFARRTTSVINHASLGDEAIENVSEVLNETADAVNVLARALGGGEGPDTRLRHLRQARNELAAVGSRLHPKSLGITDLQGDALIMLFRPLVVDLLESTGLTHEEAVTYLSEV